One part of the Lytechinus pictus isolate F3 Inbred chromosome 3, Lp3.0, whole genome shotgun sequence genome encodes these proteins:
- the LOC129281976 gene encoding uncharacterized protein LOC129281976, giving the protein MSVKPEDTVNQQVSVELEEDSVRPEDSASQCNGSAVSSMSGSRLRAKAMAKRAALKAEAERLKQQQELELEQLRLQQKRRELDLQTKIEIAQAEEQIFSLFDAERSSKVSRHPSHASKQEKKGSLQDSLQLEQKTQDETLLYPLDDKQTSFQGSYGVLPAQNQQLLEAISLQNVELMKFDGSPLHYHEFITSFDSLVGRTSLDDSSKLLKLFSCCQGETRSIIQSCMVMDSAVAYKKARSILEERYGNKFKIGDAWTKKVINGPTLQPSDKKGLQKFADELQVCCETLQAVDMVAEISSQQHLVKIVERLPYYLRARWLKVVKDVRHQGRSPKLKDVVRFVTDAACEINDPVYGELFGDKKKQSQGSKQSLWKRSSQAAGVNFAGSEKKKEVDCALCDKEHGIFSCNLFKDMKPEERLQMAKDKHLCFNCLKPGHSSSKCFLNRTCSVKGCNRKHSRFLHLKRKDDSQRTDVLKDTRQQSSSSSETDGTTASSSQNGFVETANSTFGNATGAGKRCVLPIVPVRVQTASGGKALRTFALLDTGSTNSFCTKSLAEKLNAKGQTQRLSLTTIDNEQTLETKVVDLVVDTGPMSEAVRIENVFTKERINIRSDHMASVGEISGWPHLQDINLPIARGQEIGLLIGQDAPEALIPLEVRKAETGPYAVRTILGWSLHGPISGEANQGHVKASSSFINGDCHLETQLERFWKLEAETADERGLSVNDRKVTEIWAKGKAMEDGHYQLPIPFKQRPPELPNNRWVAEQRLVSLSRKLSKDDRLRSKYTEGMNDLLQKGFCEKVPKEDSFHDDKAQWYLPHHPVLHAMKPDKVRIVFDCASKCNGTALNDVVYQGPDLTNKLIGVLLRFRQAPVAIMADIEAMFHQVRVPEADRDVLKFLWWPSGDMTAQPEVYRMCVHLFGGTWSPSCCTYALRLTAADHRAEYDEEVVKMVQHNFYVDDCLVSVDDVQRAVKIVAELRSLLLEGGFRLTKWLSNHPDVLESIPETERAKQAKGLDLNHDALPVDRALGLSWDIETDCFVYKAVPKKKPPTRRGLLSVVSSIYDPLGFISPYILKAKSILQELCRLKLKWDEPVPDREGQEWEDWLKDLPEMSNMSINRCIKPHDFGAVKDYQLHHFSDASEKAYGAVSYLVMVNTEGTVNCSLILAKSRLTPLKKVTVPRLELMAATLATKLDGVLRQELDVNISKSTFWTDSTIVLRYIKNEDRRFKTFVANRVAAIRDKSDPNQWRHVRTSLNPADEASRGMTANEMKENKRWLHGPDFLYHDESTWPEDVTDVKLGNDSDLEVKSDGKSFMVETTETDHTLEFLSHYSTWYRLKRAVCWIRRFFVWLKHKSDPPETLKARLTLDEMREAEKKILSYEQKRAFPEEINALNTAQSDDGGANQKWKTVKKNSKIYKLDPKMDDGLLRVGGRLSRSSLPHEAKHPVILPKDSHVTMLVLRKIHEVSGHSGRNHMISILHQKYWITGASSLIRSMVGKCVMCKRQRGKVMEQQMSDLPEDRIRPDEPPFTRVGVDYFGPIDVKRGRCMEKRYGVVFTCLAIRAIHIEMAHSLDTDSCINAIRRFMARRGNVKEIRSDNGTNLVGAEKELRMEIRKWNQSQLHDELLQKEVKWTFNPPGASHHGGVWERMIKTVRKVLFSLTTQQILTDEGLQTLFCEIESIINSRPITMVTNDVNDVEALTPNHVLLLNTKPQLPPSITVNTDVYARRRWRQVQYLSDVFWSRWVKEYLPQLQARQRWVSPRRNIQVGDVVLLVDQNAPRNSWLLGRVLQTRPDRKGLIRQCEVKTKMGVRLRPVSKLCLILEGDL; this is encoded by the coding sequence TTCTAAAGTGAGTCGTCATCCATCGCATGCTAGTAAGCAGGAAAAGAAAGGTTCCTTACAGGACAGTCTCCAGTTGGAACAGAAAACTCAAGATGAAACTCTTCTATATCCTCTAGATGACAAGCAGACATCCTTTCAGGGATCTTATGGAGTGTTGCCTGCCCAAAATCAGCAGTTGTTGGAAGCAATCAGCCTGCAAAATGTagaactcatgaaatttgatggAAGTCCTCTACACTACCATGAATTTATCACATCATTTGACAGTCTGGTAGGAAGGACGTCCCTGGATGACAGCTCCAAGCTTCTGAAGTTATTCAGTTGTTGCCAAGGTGAAACAAGATCCATTATTCAGTCGTGTATGGTCATGGACTCTGCAGTAGCCTACAAGAAAGCCAGAAGCATCCTGGAAGAACGATATGGCAACAAGTTCAAGATAGGAGATGCTTGGACAAAGAAAGTCATTAATGGGCCAACATTGCAGCCAAGTGACAAGAAAGGACTGCAGAAGTTCGCAGATGAGCTGCAGGTTTGCTGCGAGACTCTACAGGCGGTGGACATGGTTGCAGAGATAAGTTCGCAACAACACCTTGTAAAGATTGTAGAGAGACTGCCTTACTATCTGAGAGCCAGGTGGCTCAAGGTCGTCAAAGATGTCCGTCACCAAGGTAGATCTCCCAAGTTGAAAGATGTGGTACGCTTTGTGACTGACGCAGCCTGTGAAATCAATGATCCAGTCTATGGAGAGCTGTTTGGAGACAAGAAGAAGCAGTCTCAAGGATCAAAACAGTCACTTTGGAAAAGATCATCTCAAGCAGCTGGGGTCAACTTTGCTGGAtcagagaagaagaaggaagtgGACTGTGCTCTTTGTGACAAGGAACATGGCATCTTTTCTTGCAACCTGTTTAAGGACATGAAACCTGAAGAACGTCTGCAAATGGCGAAGGATAAGCATTTATGCTTTAATTGTCTCAAGCCAGGACACAGTTCAAGTAAATGTTTCCTAAATAGAACCTGCTCTGTGAAAGGATGTAATAGGAAACATAGTAGGTTTCTGCATCTTAAGAGGAAGGACGATTCACAGAGGACAGATGTTTTGAAGGATACAAGACAGCAGTCATCCAGTTCCAGTGAGACTGATGGGACCACAGCATCATCATCTCAGAATGGGTTCGTCGAGACTGCTAACAGCACCTTTGGTAATGCCACGGGGGCCGGTAAAAGATGTGTCCTGCCCATTGTGCCTGTTCGAGTCCAAACAGCATCTGGTGGTAAAGCATTGAGAACATTTGCTTTGTTGGATACAGGATCCACGAACTCCTTCTGTACCAAGAGCCTGGCGGAGAAGTTGAATGCCAAAGGTCAGACACAGAGGCTATCGTTGACCACCATCGACAATGAACAGACATTGGAAACCAAGGTAGTGGATCTGGTGGTTGACACTGGCCCAATGTCTGAAGCAGTTAGGATAGAAAATGTATTCACTAAGGAGAGGATAAACATCAGGAGTGATCACATGGCATCAGTAGGAGAGATTTCTGGTTGGCCTCATCTACAAGATATTAATTTGCCAATTGCAAGAGGGCAAGAGATCGGTCTGTTGATTGGTCAAGATGCACCTGAGGCCCTCATTCCTCTGGAGGTGAGAAAGGCAGAGACTGGACCATATGCTGTACGTACAATTCTTGGATGGTCCTTACATGGTCCGATATCTGGAGAGGCTAATCAGGGACATGTCAAGGCTTCAAGCAGCTTTATTAATGGGGATTGTCATCTGGAGACGCAGCTTGAAAGATTTTGGAAGTTGGAAGCAGAAACCGCTGATGAAAGAGGCCTGTCGGTGAATGACAGAAAGGTAACTGAGATATGGGCAAAAGGAAAGGCCATGGAAGATGGACATTATCAGCTGCCCATACCATTTAAACAGCGACCACCAGAGCTTCCAAATAACAGATGGGTAGCAGAGCAGAGACTGGTGAGCCTTAGCAGAAAACTGAGCAAGGATGACAGATTGcgctcaaaatacacagaaggCATGAATGATCTGTTACAGAAGGGCTTCTGTGAAAAGGTGCCTAAAGAAGATTCCTTCCACGATGATAAGGCACAATGGTACCTTCCCCACCACCCAGTCCTGCATGCCATGAAGCCGGATAAGGTGCGAATCGTTTTCGACTGTGCCTCAAAGTGTAATGGGACTGCTTTGAACGATGTAGTCTACCAAGGTCCAGACTTAACAAATAAACTCATTGGAGTTCTTCTCAGATTCAGACAAGCACCAGTGGCAATAATGGCTGATATAGAGGCCATGTTTCATCAGGTGAGGGTTCCAGAAGCAGATAGAGATGTGCTTAAGTTCCTGTGGTGGCCTTCAGGAGATATGACAGCTCAACCAGAGGTCTATAGAATGTGTGTCCACTTGTTTGGGGGGACATGGAGTCCCAGCTGCTGCACTTATGCCCTTCGCCTGACAGCTGCAGATCATCGGGCAGAGTATGATGAGGAAGTTGTCAAGATGGTACAACACAATTTCTACGTGGACGATTGTCTGGTGTCCGTGGATGATGTACAGAGAGCTGTAAAGATTGTTGCTGAGCTGAGAAGTTTGCTCTTGGAAGGTGGGTTCAGACTCACCAAATGGCTAAGTAATCATCCTGATGTGCTGGAATCAATCCCAGAAACAGAGAGAGCAAAGCAGGCAAAGGGATTAGATTTAAACCATGATGCACTACCAGTAGACAGGGCTCTCGGACTGAGTTGGGACATTGAAACTGACTGCTTCGTGTACAAGGCTGTACCGAAGAAGAAGCCACCTACAAGGAGAGGTTTGCTGAGTGTGGTTTCGTCCATTTACGATCCTCTGGGGTTCATCAGTCCTTACATCCTGAAAGCAAAGAGCATTTTGCAAGAGTTATGCAGATTGAAGTTAAAATGGGATGAACCAGTACCTGACCGTGAAGGACAAGAATGGGAAGACTGGCTGAAGGATCTGCCAGAGATGTCAAACATGTCAATAAATAGATGTATCAAGCCACATGACTTCGGGGCTGTGAAGGACTACCAGTTACACCATTTTTCTGATGCATCAGAGAAGGCCTACGGAGCAGTGAGTTACTTAGTGATGGTAAACACAGAAGGGACAGTGAATTGTAGTCTGATATTGGCCAAGTCTAGACTCACACCTTTAAAGAAAGTAACAGTGCCGAGGCTTGAACTAATGGCAGCAACTCTAGCAACAAAACTTGATGGAGTTCTGAGACAGGAGCTAGATGTCAACATCTCAAAGTCGACGTTCTGGACTGACAGTACCATTGTCTTGAGATATATCAAGAACGAGGACAGGAGGTTCAAAACATTTGTTGCTAATAGAGTTGCAGCAATCAGAGATAAGTCAGACCCAAACCAGTGGCGTCATGTGAGGACAAGTCTGAATCCTGCCGACGAAGCCTCTAGGGGTATGACTGCCAATGAGATGAAGGAAAACAAAAGATGGCTACATGGACCTGACTTCCTCTATCATGATGAGAGTACATGGCCTGAAGATGTGACAGATGTCAAACTAGGAAATGACAGTGATCTTGAGGTCAAAAGTGACGGGAAGTCATTCATGGTGGAGACAACTGAGACTGACCATACTTTGGAATTTCTGAGCCACTACTCCACTTGGTACAGGTTAAAGAGAGCAGTATGCTGGATTCGGAGGTTCTTTGTATGGCTCAAACATAAATCTGATCCACCAGAGACTTTGAAAGCTAGACTGACACTAGATGAAATGAGAGAAGCAGAGAAGAAAATTCTTTCATATGAGCAAAAGAGAGCATTTCCAGAGGAAATAAATGCCTTGAACACAGCACAGTCAGACGATGGTGGAGCTAATCAGAAGTGGAAGACAGTAAAGAAAAACAGTAAGATCTACAAGCTGGATCCTAAGATGGATGATGGCCTCCTTCGAGTGGGTGGCAGATTGAGTAGGTCTTCTCTACCACATGAAGCTAAGCACCCAGTGATACTGCCTAAAGACAGTCACGTGACTATGCTTGTTCTGAGGAAAATCCATGAAGTATCTGGTCACAGTGGCAGAAATCACATGATATCAATCCTTCATCAGAAGTACTGGATAACAGGAGCCAGCTCATTGATTAGAAGTATGGTGGGCAAATGTGTCATGTGTAAAAGGCAGAGAGGAAAGGTAATGGAACAGCAGATGTCCGATTTACCTGAAGACAGAATCAGACCAGATGAGCCCCCCTTTACTAGAGTTGGTGTGGACTATTTCGGACCTATAGATGTGAAAAGGGGACGCTGCATGGAGAAACGGTATGGAGTAGTATTCACATGTCTGGCGATACGTGCTATTCATATAGAGATGGCACATTCCTTAGACACTGACTCATGTATAAATGCCATCAGACGATTTATGGCAAGGAGAGGAAATGTTAAAGAGATCAGATCTGACAATGGTACCAATTTAGTCGGAGCTGAGAAGGAGCTAAGAATGGAAATCAGAAAATGGAACCAGTCACAACTCCATGATGAGCTCCTCCAGAAGGAAGTAAAGTGGACCTTTAACCCCCCAGGTGCCTCGCATCATGGAGGAGTGTGGGAGAGAATGATCAAGACTGTCAGAAAGGTGCTATTTTCTCTCACTACACAGCAGATACTGACTGATGAAGGCCTGCAAACACTTTTCTGTGAGATAGAGAGTATCATAAATAGCAGGCCAATCACCATGGTAACAAATGATGTCAATGATGTGGAAGCGTTAACTCCAAATCATGTGCTTCTACTGAACACTAAACCACAGCTACCTCCTTCCATCACTGTCAATACGGATGTATATGCAAGGAGAAGATGGCGGCAAGTGCAGTACCTGTCGGATGTATTCTGGTCTAGATGGGTAAAAGAATACTTACCTCAACTGCAAGCCAGGCAGAGATGGGTTTCTCCGAGACGCAACATCCAGGTTGGCGACGTTGTCCTTTTGGTTGACCAAAATGCACCGAGAAACTCCTGGCTACTGGGACGAGTGCTACAGACGAGGCCTGATAGGAAGGGTCTCATCCGTCAATGTGAGGTCAAAACCAAGATGGGTGTGCGGCTGAGACCTGTTAGCAAGTTATGCCTAATTTTGGAAGGGGATCTGTGA